One window of the Pseudomonas sp. S04 genome contains the following:
- the ubiH gene encoding 2-octaprenyl-6-methoxyphenyl hydroxylase, translating to MSRVNLAIIGGGLVGASLALALQAGAKARGWKIVLIEPFAPGDSYQPSYDARSSALSFGARQIYQRLGLWQEISRRAEPIKQIHVSDRGRFSTARLSAMEEGVPALGYVVENAWLGQCLWQGLDKDVITWRCPAEVTRMEPLVDGYRLTLNDETSLDCDLAVLADGGRSGLREQLGIGVKTRPYNQSALIANITPSEAHNGMAFERFTDDGPMALLPLPENRCALVWTRLGMDAQRLAQLDERSFLSELQGVFGYRLGTLKQVGARHLYPLSLIEAEEQVRPHLAVLGNAAHSLHPIAGQGFNLSLRDAQALAEALLGSDQPAGDFATLQAYRERQRLDQNLTVGFSDQVTRLFGSTQPLVSLGRNLGLLGLDLLPPAKRWFARQAMGLGTRADG from the coding sequence ATGAGCCGGGTCAACCTGGCGATCATCGGTGGCGGGCTGGTGGGCGCCAGCCTGGCGTTGGCGCTGCAGGCCGGGGCCAAGGCCCGTGGCTGGAAGATCGTGCTGATCGAACCCTTCGCCCCCGGCGACAGCTACCAGCCCAGCTACGACGCACGTTCCTCGGCGTTGTCCTTCGGTGCCCGGCAGATCTACCAGCGTCTGGGCCTGTGGCAGGAGATCTCCCGCCGGGCCGAGCCAATCAAGCAGATTCACGTCTCCGACCGTGGACGGTTTTCCACCGCCCGCCTGTCCGCCATGGAAGAAGGCGTTCCGGCGCTCGGTTACGTGGTGGAAAACGCCTGGCTCGGCCAATGCCTGTGGCAGGGCCTGGACAAGGACGTGATCACCTGGCGTTGCCCGGCCGAAGTCACGCGCATGGAACCCTTGGTGGATGGCTACCGCCTGACCCTCAACGATGAAACCAGCCTGGATTGCGACCTAGCGGTGCTGGCCGACGGCGGCCGCTCGGGGTTGCGCGAGCAGTTGGGGATTGGCGTCAAGACGCGTCCCTATAACCAGAGCGCGCTGATCGCCAACATCACGCCCAGCGAAGCCCACAACGGCATGGCGTTCGAACGGTTCACCGATGACGGCCCGATGGCCCTGTTGCCGCTGCCGGAAAATCGCTGTGCGCTGGTCTGGACCCGCCTGGGCATGGACGCACAACGCCTGGCGCAGCTGGATGAACGCAGTTTCCTCAGTGAATTGCAGGGCGTGTTCGGCTATCGCCTGGGGACGCTCAAACAAGTGGGCGCGCGGCATCTGTATCCGTTGTCGCTGATCGAGGCCGAGGAGCAGGTGCGCCCGCACCTGGCGGTGCTCGGGAATGCCGCCCATAGCCTGCATCCGATAGCCGGGCAGGGCTTCAACCTGTCGCTGCGCGACGCCCAGGCCCTGGCCGAAGCCCTGCTTGGCAGTGACCAGCCGGCGGGCGACTTCGCCACCTTGCAGGCCTATCGCGAGCGCCAGCGCCTGGACCAGAACCTCACCGTGGGTTTCTCCGACCAGGTCACCCGCTTGTTTGGCAGCACCCAGCCACTGGTGTCCCTGGGCCGCAACCTCGGCCTGCTGGGGCTCGATCTGTTACCGCCGGCCAAGCGCTGGTTCGCTCGCCAGGCCATGGGGTTGGGAACCCGGGCCGATGGTTAA
- the pepP gene encoding Xaa-Pro aminopeptidase, which produces MIHIPKSEYARRRKALMAQMEPNSIAILPAAAVAIRNRDVEHVYRQDSDFQYLSGFPEPQAVIVLMPGREHGEYLLFCRERNVERELWDGLRAGQEGAIRDFGADDAFPITDIDDILPGLIEGRDRVYSAMGSNPEFDRHLMDWINVIRSKAHLGAQPPNEFVALDHLLHDMRLYKSAAEVKVMREAARISAQAHVRAMQASRAGLHEFSLEAELDYEFRKGGAKMPAYGSIVAAGRNSCILHYQQNDAVLKDGDLVLIDAGCEIDCYASDITRTWPVNGTFTAEQKAIYELVLASQEAAFAQIAPNKHWNQAHEATVQVITAGLVHLGLLQGDVDELIASEAYKAFYMHRAGHWLGMDVHDVGEYKVGGEWRVLEVGMALTVEPGIYIAPDNLQVAKKWRGIGVRIEDDVVVTKQGCEILTRGVPKTVAEIEALMAAARGQAA; this is translated from the coding sequence ATGATCCATATCCCGAAGTCGGAATACGCGCGCCGGCGCAAGGCGCTGATGGCGCAGATGGAACCCAACAGCATCGCAATCCTGCCGGCCGCCGCCGTGGCGATCCGCAACCGTGACGTCGAGCACGTGTATCGCCAGGACAGCGACTTCCAGTACCTCAGTGGTTTCCCCGAGCCTCAAGCCGTCATCGTCTTGATGCCTGGCCGCGAGCACGGCGAATACCTGCTGTTTTGCCGTGAACGCAACGTCGAACGCGAGTTGTGGGATGGCCTGCGCGCCGGCCAGGAGGGCGCAATTCGCGACTTCGGGGCCGACGACGCCTTTCCGATCACCGACATCGACGACATCCTGCCGGGCCTGATCGAAGGCCGCGACCGGGTTTACTCGGCCATGGGCAGCAATCCGGAATTCGATCGACATTTGATGGACTGGATCAACGTGATCCGCTCCAAGGCGCACCTGGGTGCGCAGCCGCCGAACGAATTTGTTGCCCTGGATCATCTGCTGCACGACATGCGCCTGTATAAATCGGCGGCAGAAGTGAAGGTGATGCGCGAGGCGGCGCGGATTTCCGCCCAGGCCCATGTTCGTGCAATGCAGGCCAGCCGTGCCGGGCTGCATGAGTTCAGCCTGGAAGCAGAGCTGGATTACGAGTTCCGCAAGGGTGGGGCGAAAATGCCGGCCTACGGCTCGATCGTCGCTGCCGGGCGCAACAGTTGCATCCTGCATTACCAGCAGAACGACGCGGTGCTCAAGGACGGTGACCTGGTATTGATCGACGCCGGGTGTGAAATCGACTGCTATGCCAGCGATATCACCCGCACCTGGCCGGTCAACGGCACGTTCACCGCGGAGCAGAAGGCGATCTACGAACTGGTGCTGGCTTCCCAGGAAGCGGCCTTTGCCCAGATCGCGCCGAACAAGCACTGGAACCAGGCCCACGAGGCGACGGTCCAGGTGATTACCGCCGGGCTGGTGCACCTGGGCCTGTTGCAGGGCGACGTTGACGAACTGATCGCCAGCGAAGCCTACAAGGCGTTCTACATGCACCGCGCCGGCCATTGGCTGGGCATGGATGTGCACGACGTGGGTGAGTACAAGGTGGGCGGTGAATGGCGGGTGCTGGAAGTCGGCATGGCCTTGACCGTCGAGCCGGGCATCTACATTGCTCCGGACAATCTGCAGGTGGCGAAGAAATGGCGCGGCATTGGCGTGCGCATCGAGGATGACGTGGTGGTAACCAAGCAAGGCTGTGAAATCCTGACCCGTGGCGTACCCAAGACAGTCGCCGAGATCGAGGCCCTGATGGCCGCGGCACGGGGCCAAGCGGCATGA
- a CDS encoding YecA/YgfB family protein yields MTNQNSPYNAFATLLSTSGHPCSPAELHGVLLGRSCTGVGFDADNWLADVAELLETEPADNVRNALIGLQEMVKGELTGDEVTVVLLLPTDDAPLTERAAALGQWCQGFLHGFGVNASGLDLSTDAREVLQDLAAISQVQDALEESEDGESDYMEVMEYLRVAPLLLFAETKKPVVPAAPKPSLH; encoded by the coding sequence ATGACCAATCAGAATTCCCCGTATAACGCCTTTGCCACCCTGCTGAGCACCAGCGGCCATCCTTGCTCTCCTGCCGAGCTTCACGGCGTGCTGCTGGGCCGCAGTTGCACCGGTGTCGGCTTTGATGCCGACAACTGGCTGGCGGATGTCGCCGAACTGCTGGAAACCGAGCCTGCGGACAACGTACGCAACGCGCTGATCGGCCTGCAGGAAATGGTCAAGGGCGAGTTGACGGGCGACGAAGTCACGGTAGTCCTGCTGCTGCCGACCGACGACGCGCCGCTTACCGAGCGTGCTGCCGCGCTGGGCCAATGGTGCCAGGGCTTCCTCCACGGCTTCGGCGTCAATGCCTCCGGCCTGGATCTGAGCACCGATGCCCGTGAAGTGCTGCAAGACCTCGCTGCCATCTCCCAGGTGCAAGACGCCCTGGAAGAGTCCGAAGACGGTGAAAGCGACTATATGGAAGTGATGGAATACCTGCGCGTTGCGCCGCTGCTGCTGTTCGCCGAGACCAAAAAACCGGTTGTACCGGCTGCACCCAAGCCGTCGCTGCACTAA